The Corallococcus silvisoli genome contains the following window.
GTGCCGTCCGAACGCACCGCCAGCGAGTGGGATTGGCCCGCCGAGACCGACACGACCCCGTCGAGCGAAGCGACCCGCACCGGCACCGCGCTGAAGGCCAACGTCGAGGAACCCGTCCCCAGCGAGCCGTTGCTGTTGTCGCCCCAGGACCACGCGAAGCCATCCGAACGAACCGCCAGCGAATGGTATGAGCCCGCCGAAACAGACACGGCGCCTGTCATCCCCGCGACGGAGACAGGAGAGGCGCGGTCCACCTGGGTGCCGTCCCCGAGCTGCCCGCGGTGGTTCCATCCCCAGGCGGAGAGCGTCCCATCCGCGCGCAACACCAGCGAGTGGTAGCTGCCCGTCACCCCCATCAACGCATTGGCGAGCCCGGGCACCTGCCCCGGCGTCGAGCGCGACGTCGTGGTGCCATTCCCCAGGTTGCCGTAGCCATTGTAGCCCCAGGTCCACACGGTCCCGTCCGAGCGCACCGCCAGGGCATGGTTGTCTCCGGCGGAAACGGACACCACGCTCCCCAGTCCCGGGATCTGGGTCGGTACCAGCCGGGACGCCGTGTCACCCATGCCCAGCTGCCCGTACGTGTTGCTGCCCCAGGCCCACACCGTGCCATCCGAGCGGAGGGCCAGAGAGAAGTTCCGGCCGGCCGCCACCGCCGCCACGCTGCTCAGTCCCGAGGCCTGGACCGGGTTCACGCGCTGGAGGCGGGTGCCATCTCCGAGCTCCCCCTGGCTGTTGTATCCGGAGGCCCACACGGTTCCATCCGGACGGATGGCCAGTGAGTGACTCACGTTCGCGGCGATGCGGCCGGAGAACGCGGTGCGCGACGCCGCGTCGGCCCCCTGTTTCCCCACGGTGCCGTCCGCCGCCAGGGCCGGGCTCCAGGCCATTCCCAGCAGCAATGACAACCAGGCTCCCCACCATCGGAACAACTCCAGGCGCATCCTTGAACGCATCTCGTCTCCCATGTTCGTGGATGGTGTTGCCGGGCATCCAGCAGGCCCTTCAGGCACACCCCCCCGCTCAAACGTGCCCATCTCGTAATTCACGGAAGGTCTGTGTGGATTTCACGGCATGGGTGTTCGATGGACGACATGCAATGCCAGACAGCTCAGGCCAGACGACACCGGCTCCCTCCGTGGGCACCGGAGCGAGGCCTCGCGAGGGCCCCTGTCCCGCCAGCTCCATGGGGGGCTCGCGCCCGCCGTCGGCGTTCCACGGGAGGCGTCAGGGCGGCCGGTGGTACAGCCTGCGCAGCTCCGCCTTGGCCTCTTGGAGCGCGCGCTTGCGCGAGGCCGGGAGGTTCTTCCCCGCGCGGTTGCCGTAGAACGACAGCATCGACATGGCCGACTGGAAGGGCGAGGCCTTGAGCCGGTCACTGCGTTCGGCGGAGCGCTTCACGGAGCGGGCGATCTGCTTCGGGGACCGCGTGAAGACCCGGTCCTCCAACTTCATCGCGTTGCTGTGCGCCGTCACCTCCGCGGACCAGTAGCGCCGTTTCGCCGTGGAGCGCTTCGCGGTGGACGGCCGCTTCCGGGGGGCGGTGTGGCCGCGCGGCTTCTTCGTCACGGAGGCCATCGTGGCTACCTCCCCGCCCGGGTCGGGGTGCTCTTGCCCTCGCGCGGGTCCTCCCGGGCCTGCTCCACGGTCTGTTCGCCAGGCATTCATTCCTCCCAAGGGGTTCGGGTGCTGTCCCAAAGGTGAGGACGCTTCATGCACAGGCAAGGCGTCGCTCCACTCCCCCGCGGATGGGTTCTGGCGCGTTCCCCGGGCGCCGCCTCGTCACATGGGTCTGGCCGGAGCCTTCCCAGGTGGTGGGGGTGCCTCGCTCTGTTGCTTGCCTCCCGTCCGGCACGCCGTCCCGCGGGTGGCGTCCTGGGCTCCGCGGCGTCCGGCCGGACCCTTCAGCGGGTCCGGTTCGGGGCCATCGCGCATCGACCCCCGGGGGGACGGGAATCAAAGCCCTGCCGCGCCGGCGTCACCCGCCGGTGCGCCCGCCCGCTCAGTGTCCGGCGGCCAGCCCGGGCTCCGCGGACGTCACGCGAGCGCGCAGGTCCTGCTTGAAGCCCAGTCCGAAGAGCACCAGCGTGAGCAGGTACACCGGCTCGATGAAGAAGAGCAGCGGACCGCCCAGGGACAGGCCGTGGGTCTTCTTCTCGAAGACGACGTGCGCGCCCACCACCAGCGCGAAGCGAACCACCATGACGCCCACCGCCACGCCCGCGGCCGTCCCGGTGGGCAGCCCCGCCACCGCCTCGGCGGCCAGCAGCGTGGGGACCAGGGGCACCGCCATCAGCAGGCCCGCGGTCCATTCCAGCGTCACGGCGTACAGCGCCACCGCGGCCACCAGCAGGTGCGCGGCGGTGACGGGAAGGCCGGGCACCCGCACCCAGCACAGGGGGACCAGCAGCGCGAAGGTGAAGAGGTAGGCCCCCAGGAAGTGCACGGCGCGGCTGACGCCGTTCTCGTGCAGGGGCATCCAGACGCGCATCTTGTCGGCGAAGCTCATGGGCCCCCAGGCTAGGCCATCCGCGTCCGGGATGCCTCTCCCCATGGGGGTTCGCGGTCGGGGGACACCCCGGGCCCGAGAATAATTTTGCACCGGGGCGTAACCCAGGGGCAGCACGCCGTTCACCGCTGCCCTCACCCTGAAGGTCACTCCCCGATGAAAACCCTCCTGTCTCCCAGCGTCCTGCGCCGCGCGTTCCGTGGCGTGGGCTTCAAGGTCGCCGCGGCCGCCACCGTCGGCCTCGCGCTGACCAGCGCCATCAGCTTCGCGTCCGTTTCCACCCGCACGCTGACCCACGACTTCACCCAGGCGGACGTGGACAGCATCGTCGCGCAGATTCGCACGGTGTCCTCGGACACGTTCTACGTCCGGCTGCCCACGTTCTCGGCCCGGGGCGTCGTCAACGGGTCGCGCCTCTATGGGTCGCTGCCCATCGCCTACGTGCGGCGGATGGCGAGCGCCCAGAACGTCGTCCTCAACGAGGACGCGAACATCATGGGGCTGGTGATGGACCCCAACAACGCGTCGCAGACGGCCTCGGGCGCCAAGTCGGAGCGCGCCGCGCTGGCCATTGAAGCCGTGCTCGCGAACATCACTCCCAACAGCTACCAGTTCCTGAGGTAGCCCATGCGGACCCCCCCATCCCGGCCCGTGGGCGATGAGCGCCCCGCGGGCGTGTGGGCGTGCGTCGCGGTGCTGCATCTGGCCGCGGTGAGCGCCTTCATCTGGACGGACCTCTCCCGAGGGAACTCGGACACCGCGTTCGACCGCGGCGTGCGGACCTACAAGGGCCTGTCCGGCGTCGTCAGCGACTACCGCTTCTTCGCGCCCGCGGTCTCCAGCGACACGCGGACCGGCTTCTTCCTGGAGCTGCGCGACGGAAGCACGCTGTTCCAGTCCCTGGAGTCCGGGGAGCTGGAGGTGGGGCTCCGTTACCAATGCATCGTCGCCTCCAGCCTGCGCTCCAGTCAGAAGGTGCAGGATGTGCTGGCCCAGTCGTGGGCGGCGGTGATGCTGGGAGTGCATCCAGAGGCTTCCCGCGTCACCGTCGTCACGCAGTCCTACGTGCTTCCGCCGATGCGGGCCTGGGCGGCAGGGAAGCGGCCGGACTGGACCCTCAACTACACCGGGACCTTCGACCGTCGCGACGGCCCGGCCCCCGAGTCCACGCCATGAACCGCGTCCCTTCCCTCCTGCGCCGCTTCTGGTTGGAGCCGGCCGCTCCCGACGCGCTCGCCTTCCTGCGCCTGGCCGTCGCGACCATCGCCCTCACGCAGCTGGTCATCCTCTGGCCGCACCTGCCCGCGCTCTACGGCAACTTCGGCCTCGTCCAGTGGGTCATCACCGACATGAGCGCGGGGGACTGGGCGCCGAGCCTGGGCCGGTTGGGCATCCTGCTGGCCCCGCTGGGCGTCAGCGCGATGACCACGCTCTACGGCGTCTTCGTCCTCTACGCGGTGGGGCTCGTGGGCCTGCTGGTGGGCTACCGCACGCGCTTCTTCGCGGTGCTCACGTGGGTCACGCACGGCATCACGTCCGCGAACGCGACGCTGTCGCTCTACGGCGTGGACACCATCCTCCACGTCCTCTTCTTCTATCTGGCGTTCATGCCGTCCGCGGGCCGCTGGTCGCTGGACGCGCGCGCGGGCCGCGTCCTCACGGGCCTGTCCTCGCGGGCCCGCGTGGCGCAGCGCACGTTGCAGCTGCACCTGTGCTTCATCTACCTGGACACCGGCCTCGCCAAGGCGCAGGGCCCCCAGTGGTGGAACGGCGAGGCCCTCTGGCGCGCGCTGATGCAGCCGCAGTTCCGCGTCTTCGACTTCTCGTGGCTGGCGTCGTACCCGGTCGTCGCGCAGCTGGCGTGTTGGGGCACGCTCGTCATCGAGGTGGGCTACGCCGGGATGATCTGGGTCCCCCGGCTGCGCCGTCACTGGCTCCTGGCCACGCTGGCGTTGCACGCGGGCATCGCCGTCTGTCTGCGGCTGTGGCTCTTCTCCCTGATGATGATGGCCTTCAACCTGGCCGCGTTCGCCTGGGAGTGGCGGACCGAGGCCGCGCCCGCGAAGGACGCGCCCCCGGAGTCGCACCCGGAGGCCCCGCTCCTGACCACCGAGGCGGCCTGACCGTTTCAGGTTCTGGACCTCTGGCGCATTCCGGGTTGACCCGCTGGAGGCCCGGGAGCATGAGCGGGGGCGCGACCCGAACGGGAGGAGAGGCGGACCATGAAGATTCTGGTGACTGGTGCGACGGGCTACATCGGCGGGGCGGTGGTGGAGGCGCTCGAGCGGGCCGGCCACCAGGTGCTGGGGCTGGCGCGCTCGGAGGAGGCGCGCGGCAAGCTCGCGGCCCGGGGCGTCCAGGCGGTGACGGGCGACCTGAAGGACACCGCGGGGCTGGCCGCCCTGGTGAAGGACCTGGACGCGGTCATCTGGACGGCCACGGCCAACAGCGAGGCCGTGGACGCGCCCGCCGTTGCGGCGGTGCTGGACGCGCTCCAAGGCACGAACAAGGCGTTCCTCTACACGAGCGGCGTCTGGGTGCACGGGGACACGCGCGGCGTCGCCACGGAGGAGTCCCCGCTGAACGCCACGCCCATCGTCTCCTGGCGTCCGGCCGTGGAGCGGCGCGCCCTGAGCACGCCGGGCGTGCGCGGCATCGTCATCCGCCCGGGCGTCGTCTACGGCCACGGCACCGGCATCCCCGCGATGCTCGTCGCGTCCGCGAAGGAGGGCGGCGCCGTCCGCTACGTGGGCACCGGTGAGAACCACTGGCCGGTGGTGTTCGTGGAGGACCTGGCGGACCTCTACGTGCGCGCCGTGGAGAAGGCCCCCGCGGGCACCGTCCTCATCGCCACGCAGGGCCCGGCGGTGAAGGTGAAGGACGCCGCCGCCGCCGCGAGCGAGGCCGCTGGCGTGGCCGGGAAGACCGTCGCGTGGCCCCTGGAGGAGGCCCGGAAGCAGTTCGGCCCGTTCGCGGACGCGCTGGCGTTGGATCAGCAGTTCACCTCCCAGAAGGCGGAGAAGCTGCTGGGCTGGGCACCCCGGGGGCCCGGCCTCCTGGAGGACCTGCGCGCCGGCTCGTACGCGCGGCGCTGATGCAGGACCCCCGCCGCGCACCGGCCCCCGAGGCCGATGGGCGGCGGCACCGCGGCCCGGACCTCAGCTCCGGGCCGCCTTGAGAACCCGAGCGACGACGCCCGCGTCCGTCACGCGCTCGTAGCTCAAGGGCTGCCCGAGCACCGCGCGGTAGCGGTAGACCGTGAAGGGGCCCTTGTCCTCGCTGGCATGCTCCGGCACGAGCACCGCGAAGCTCTCCGTCCCCACGCCCACCACGTCGATGCAGCGCAGCCGCTCCAGCTTCCCCGAGGGGTCGCGCAGGTTGTAGACGTCGTCGATGCTGAAGCTGACCACGCCCTCGCCCTCGGGCCGGGTGGGCAGGTGCTTGCGCAGCAGGCCCACGACCTTGCCCAGGTAGTCCCGGGCGGCGTCGGCCGTGGCCGGCAGCTCCTGGCGCTTCGCGTCCTCGCGCACCAGCGCCACCAGCGTCGCGGCGGGGGTCGCCTTGTCGGCGAGCAGGGTCTCCAGCCCCTCCAGCCCCGTCCACAGCGGGATGCTGTTGAAGCCGAGCGCGTGCTGGACCTGCTCCTCCACCTCCTCCAGCCCCGAGTTGGGGGCGCAGTAGGCCTTCAGGAAGGTGCGCGCCTTCTCGAGCGCGGGCGCCTTCTGGAGGGCCTCCATCCGAGCCTGGAGCTGTTCGAAGGTGGCGGCTGCCTTGGGGTCGGCGTTCATGGGTTCTTGTTACCGGGGAAGGCGGTCAATACCACCACTTGCGGCGGGGTGCCGTCGAGCAGGCGCAGCCGGATGTTGTAGTGGGTCGCGTCCAGCGGGACGGCCCGCCTGGTGCCTGTCGTTGGATCCTCCACGCCCTTGAAGCCCTTGCCCACCTTCGTCCCGGTGGGGACGGGGATGTCCAGGTTGTCGCTGACGCCCTCCAGGGCCAGCTCGGTCCGGATGCGGGGCCAGTTGTCGGCGACGTACTGGTTGAGGGTCGCGTTCATCGTCGCGTCGCTCTCCCACTGGAACGACAGGGGCTCCGCCTTGTTCCAGCCGTCGCCCGTGGTGACGCGGCTCTCGATGCTGCGGGCCCCCGGCGGCGCGTCCGCGACGGAGGTGGGCACCGAGGCGCCGTGCCGGTCGACCGTGTGCGCGTTGTGGGCGGTGCCGTGCGCCAGGTCGTTGGCGGCCACGTCGAGGACGGGGCCATTCGGGTACGCCGCGGCCAGCTGCTGATCGCGGATGACGCCCCGGCGGAGCATCTCCGCCTGGGCCTTCTCCGCGCGCAC
Protein-coding sequences here:
- a CDS encoding HTTM domain-containing protein translates to MNRVPSLLRRFWLEPAAPDALAFLRLAVATIALTQLVILWPHLPALYGNFGLVQWVITDMSAGDWAPSLGRLGILLAPLGVSAMTTLYGVFVLYAVGLVGLLVGYRTRFFAVLTWVTHGITSANATLSLYGVDTILHVLFFYLAFMPSAGRWSLDARAGRVLTGLSSRARVAQRTLQLHLCFIYLDTGLAKAQGPQWWNGEALWRALMQPQFRVFDFSWLASYPVVAQLACWGTLVIEVGYAGMIWVPRLRRHWLLATLALHAGIAVCLRLWLFSLMMMAFNLAAFAWEWRTEAAPAKDAPPESHPEAPLLTTEAA
- a CDS encoding DUF3175 domain-containing protein, coding for MASVTKKPRGHTAPRKRPSTAKRSTAKRRYWSAEVTAHSNAMKLEDRVFTRSPKQIARSVKRSAERSDRLKASPFQSAMSMLSFYGNRAGKNLPASRKRALQEAKAELRRLYHRPP
- a CDS encoding NAD-dependent epimerase/dehydratase family protein, producing MKILVTGATGYIGGAVVEALERAGHQVLGLARSEEARGKLAARGVQAVTGDLKDTAGLAALVKDLDAVIWTATANSEAVDAPAVAAVLDALQGTNKAFLYTSGVWVHGDTRGVATEESPLNATPIVSWRPAVERRALSTPGVRGIVIRPGVVYGHGTGIPAMLVASAKEGGAVRYVGTGENHWPVVFVEDLADLYVRAVEKAPAGTVLIATQGPAVKVKDAAAAASEAAGVAGKTVAWPLEEARKQFGPFADALALDQQFTSQKAEKLLGWAPRGPGLLEDLRAGSYARR
- a CDS encoding Mpo1-like protein encodes the protein MSFADKMRVWMPLHENGVSRAVHFLGAYLFTFALLVPLCWVRVPGLPVTAAHLLVAAVALYAVTLEWTAGLLMAVPLVPTLLAAEAVAGLPTGTAAGVAVGVMVVRFALVVGAHVVFEKKTHGLSLGGPLLFFIEPVYLLTLVLFGLGFKQDLRARVTSAEPGLAAGH